In one window of Paracoccus saliphilus DNA:
- a CDS encoding sulfurtransferase TusA family protein, which produces MTWDQELDARGLLCPLPVLKARKRLQGMAAGEVLRVVATDPAAVIDVPHFCAESGHELLEQQDEGEAQAYLIRKR; this is translated from the coding sequence ATGACATGGGATCAGGAACTTGATGCGCGGGGCCTTCTATGTCCATTGCCGGTCCTGAAGGCACGCAAACGCCTTCAGGGCATGGCGGCGGGCGAGGTGTTGCGTGTGGTGGCGACGGATCCGGCTGCGGTGATCGACGTGCCGCATTTCTGCGCGGAATCCGGACATGAGCTGCTTGAACAGCAGGATGAAGGCGAGGCGCAGGCCTATCTGATTCGCAAGCGGTAG
- the fdhF gene encoding formate dehydrogenase subunit alpha: protein MKDHIDIKQVTFTLDGEEVTVPEGTTIWEAAHGRGITIPHLCHKPAPGYQPDGNCRACMVEIEGERVLAASCCRAASEGMEVKSASERAEKSRRMVMELLLADQPERAEAHDSGSHFWDMAELNGVEESRFPQVEKSRIPLLDDSHVAMRVNMDACIQCNLCVRACRDVQVNDVIGMAGRGHDSFPTFDMDDPMGDSTCVACGECVQACPTGALMPATVLDDKQHGDSKDFDEEVQSICPFCGVGCQVSLKLKDGNVKYVEGINGPANEGRLCVKGRFGYDYIHHPHRLTKPLIRREGVEKGLNVDPANPFTHFREASWDEALDFAAGGMARLRDTEGGEAVAGFGSAKCTNEEAYLFQKLIRQGFRHNNVDHCTRLCHASSVAALMENVGSGAVTATFNEIENADVAIVIGANPIENHPVAATFFKQFTKRGGKLIVMDPRAQSLKRFASHLLQFRPGADVPLLNAMMCVIVEEGLYDQEYIDGFTENWEVEKQHLAGFAPETMEELTGVDAETIRQAAREFATAKAGMIFWGMGVSQHVHGTDNSRCLINLALMTGNVGRPGTGLHPLRGQNNVQGASDAGLIPMFLPDYQDVTDDGVRSAFNEIWQSDDFSAQKGLTVTEIMDAIHADEIKSMYILGENPAMSDPDVTHARDALAKLEHLVVQDIFLTETANYADVILPAAAFYEKDGTVTNTNRQVQMGRAAATPPGEAREDWQITVDLARRLGLDWNYTHPSEVFAEMKRGMPSLDNITWDRLATENAVTYPSLSPEDPGQSIVFGDGFPRESGRARFTPASVIPPDEQPDAEYPMILTTGRQLEHWHTGSMTRRSRVLDAVEPQANCSLHPSTLRKLGVEAGGSVKLATRRGEITLMARSDRAVSPDMVFLPFAFVEAAANILTNPALDPYGKIPEFKFAAVKVTAA from the coding sequence ATGAAGGATCATATTGACATCAAACAGGTGACTTTCACGCTCGACGGCGAAGAGGTCACTGTCCCCGAAGGCACTACCATCTGGGAGGCCGCGCATGGCCGTGGCATCACCATCCCGCATCTATGCCACAAACCCGCGCCGGGCTATCAACCCGATGGCAACTGCCGTGCCTGCATGGTCGAGATCGAGGGCGAACGGGTTCTGGCCGCATCCTGCTGCCGCGCCGCGTCCGAAGGCATGGAGGTCAAATCTGCCAGCGAACGGGCCGAGAAATCACGACGCATGGTGATGGAGCTTTTGCTGGCCGATCAGCCCGAACGGGCCGAGGCCCATGACTCGGGTAGCCATTTCTGGGACATGGCCGAACTGAACGGTGTCGAGGAAAGCCGCTTCCCGCAGGTTGAGAAAAGCCGCATCCCGCTTTTGGACGACAGCCATGTCGCCATGCGGGTCAATATGGACGCCTGTATCCAGTGCAACCTCTGCGTCCGCGCCTGCCGCGATGTTCAGGTCAATGACGTGATCGGCATGGCCGGTCGTGGGCATGACAGTTTCCCGACCTTCGATATGGACGACCCGATGGGCGACAGCACCTGCGTCGCTTGCGGCGAATGCGTGCAGGCCTGCCCGACCGGCGCATTGATGCCCGCAACAGTCCTGGATGACAAGCAGCATGGCGACAGCAAGGACTTCGATGAAGAGGTGCAGTCGATCTGCCCATTCTGCGGCGTCGGCTGCCAAGTGTCGCTCAAGCTCAAGGATGGTAATGTCAAATATGTCGAAGGCATCAACGGTCCCGCCAATGAGGGCCGGCTCTGCGTCAAGGGCCGCTTCGGCTATGACTATATCCACCACCCACACCGCCTGACCAAGCCGTTGATCCGGCGTGAGGGTGTCGAAAAAGGTCTGAACGTCGATCCGGCCAATCCCTTCACCCATTTCCGCGAGGCAAGCTGGGATGAGGCACTCGATTTCGCGGCAGGCGGCATGGCACGGCTCCGCGATACCGAGGGCGGCGAAGCGGTCGCCGGTTTTGGCAGCGCCAAATGCACCAATGAAGAAGCCTACCTGTTCCAGAAGCTGATCCGTCAGGGCTTCCGTCACAACAATGTCGATCACTGCACGCGTCTCTGTCATGCCTCATCGGTAGCGGCACTGATGGAGAATGTCGGCAGCGGCGCTGTGACCGCGACCTTCAACGAGATCGAGAATGCCGATGTCGCCATCGTCATCGGCGCGAACCCGATCGAGAACCATCCAGTCGCCGCGACCTTCTTCAAGCAATTCACCAAGCGTGGCGGAAAGCTGATCGTGATGGATCCCCGTGCGCAATCGCTGAAACGGTTTGCCTCCCATCTGCTGCAATTCCGCCCCGGAGCGGATGTGCCGCTCTTGAACGCAATGATGTGCGTGATCGTCGAGGAAGGGCTTTACGACCAGGAATATATCGATGGCTTCACTGAGAATTGGGAAGTCGAGAAACAGCATCTTGCCGGATTCGCTCCTGAGACGATGGAAGAATTAACCGGCGTCGATGCTGAAACGATTCGTCAGGCAGCACGCGAATTCGCCACAGCGAAGGCCGGGATGATCTTCTGGGGAATGGGCGTATCGCAGCATGTTCACGGCACCGACAATTCGCGTTGCCTGATCAATCTTGCCCTGATGACCGGCAATGTCGGCAGGCCGGGCACCGGATTGCATCCCCTGCGCGGTCAGAACAATGTTCAGGGGGCTTCCGATGCTGGTCTGATCCCGATGTTCCTGCCGGATTACCAGGACGTTACAGATGATGGTGTCCGCTCGGCGTTCAACGAGATCTGGCAATCGGACGATTTCAGCGCCCAGAAGGGTCTGACCGTGACCGAGATCATGGATGCGATCCATGCGGACGAGATCAAGAGCATGTATATCCTGGGCGAAAACCCGGCCATGTCCGATCCGGACGTGACCCATGCCCGCGATGCCCTGGCCAAGCTGGAGCATCTGGTTGTGCAGGACATCTTCCTGACCGAGACCGCCAATTACGCCGATGTCATCCTGCCCGCAGCCGCTTTCTACGAGAAGGACGGCACCGTGACCAACACCAACCGGCAGGTGCAGATGGGCCGCGCTGCCGCGACCCCACCGGGGGAGGCGCGCGAGGATTGGCAAATCACCGTGGATCTGGCCCGGCGGTTGGGACTGGACTGGAACTACACCCATCCCTCGGAAGTGTTTGCCGAGATGAAGCGTGGCATGCCCTCGCTGGACAATATCACCTGGGATCGTCTCGCGACGGAAAATGCCGTGACCTATCCGAGCCTGTCCCCCGAGGACCCAGGGCAGAGTATCGTCTTTGGCGATGGCTTCCCGCGTGAAAGCGGGCGCGCCCGGTTCACCCCGGCAAGCGTCATCCCCCCGGACGAGCAACCCGACGCCGAATATCCGATGATCCTGACCACTGGGCGGCAGTTGGAGCATTGGCATACCGGCTCGATGACACGCCGTTCGCGGGTGCTGGACGCGGTCGAGCCGCAGGCCAATTGTTCACTGCATCCTTCGACCCTGCGCAAGCTGGGCGTCGAGGCGGGCGGTTCGGTCAAGCTGGCAACCCGGCGGGGAGAGATCACCCTGATGGCCCGCTCTGACCGTGCGGTCTCGCCGGACATGGTGTTCCTGCCTTTCGCCTTTGTCGAGGCGGCGGCGAATATCCTGACCAACCCGGCGCTGGACCCATACGGCAAGATACCGGAGTTCAAATTCGCTGCCGTGAAGGTGACGGCGGCGTAA
- the mobA gene encoding molybdenum cofactor guanylyltransferase MobA, which produces MNRPLGVILAGGLATRMGGGDKGLLRVGGQSLLAHVIARLEPQVAGLALNANGDPTRFADFGLPVLPDSIGGFPGPLAGVLAGLDWAAGKGADAIVTVAADTPFFPTDLVTRLFLAAEGKDHPLAMATTPRADGEALKSGGKRINRHPTFGLWPVALRDDLRAALHDGLRKVVLWTDRHDAGEALFPAVPFDPFFNVNTAEDLARAEVLANGATP; this is translated from the coding sequence ATGAACCGCCCGCTTGGTGTCATCCTAGCCGGCGGGCTTGCGACCCGGATGGGCGGCGGTGACAAGGGGTTGCTGCGGGTCGGGGGACAATCGCTGCTGGCACATGTGATTGCGCGGCTGGAACCGCAGGTGGCCGGTCTGGCCTTGAACGCCAATGGCGATCCTACCCGCTTCGCCGATTTCGGCCTGCCGGTTCTGCCCGACAGCATCGGCGGCTTTCCGGGTCCGTTGGCCGGTGTGCTGGCTGGACTGGACTGGGCTGCCGGAAAAGGCGCGGATGCGATCGTGACAGTTGCCGCCGATACGCCCTTCTTCCCCACCGATCTGGTGACAAGGCTCTTTCTGGCCGCCGAGGGCAAAGACCATCCTCTTGCCATGGCCACGACCCCGCGCGCGGATGGCGAAGCGCTGAAATCCGGAGGAAAGCGCATCAACCGCCACCCGACATTCGGTCTTTGGCCCGTTGCCTTGCGCGACGATCTGCGGGCCGCTCTTCATGATGGATTGCGCAAGGTCGTGCTATGGACCGATCGTCACGATGCGGGTGAAGCATTGTTCCCCGCTGTCCCCTTCGACCCGTTCTTCAACGTCAACACAGCCGAGGATCTGGCGCGCGCCGAAGTCTTGGCGAACGGGGCCACCCCATGA
- a CDS encoding M55 family metallopeptidase, giving the protein MRIYISADIEGVAGVVSPAQGQAGHPEYEKARELMTQEVNAVIEGLVEAGATEILVNDSHGPMTNILPQHLHPAADLILGKPKPMNMACGLTGDFDLMFMTGHHSMAGKGGVLAHTTNGFAFREIRINGTPCGEPAIYGAYAGELGVPVGLISGDDCTRDENALFFRQAEFVTVKHSYGHRAARQVSVARAHAMLKEGAIRAVNEAGNMKPTRWQGPYHAEFVMGNAALADQMSVLPPSQRIDAMTIGFDCASMAEVIGWMTALSAMSFALR; this is encoded by the coding sequence ATGCGTATCTATATCTCGGCAGATATCGAGGGCGTAGCGGGTGTGGTCTCCCCCGCGCAAGGACAGGCCGGTCATCCCGAATATGAGAAAGCCCGGGAGTTAATGACCCAAGAGGTCAATGCGGTGATCGAAGGGCTGGTCGAGGCGGGCGCGACGGAAATCCTCGTCAACGACTCCCATGGACCGATGACCAACATTCTGCCGCAACATCTGCATCCTGCCGCAGACCTGATCCTTGGAAAGCCAAAGCCGATGAACATGGCCTGCGGCCTGACGGGCGATTTCGACCTGATGTTCATGACCGGGCATCATTCCATGGCGGGAAAGGGCGGTGTGCTCGCCCATACCACCAATGGTTTTGCCTTTCGCGAAATACGTATCAACGGAACGCCTTGTGGCGAGCCCGCGATCTATGGCGCCTATGCCGGAGAGCTGGGGGTGCCTGTCGGGCTGATCTCGGGCGACGATTGCACCCGGGACGAGAACGCACTGTTCTTCCGGCAAGCCGAATTCGTGACCGTCAAACATTCTTATGGCCATCGCGCAGCGCGCCAGGTATCGGTTGCCCGCGCGCATGCCATGCTGAAAGAAGGTGCGATCCGTGCCGTGAACGAGGCCGGAAACATGAAACCGACGCGCTGGCAGGGGCCGTATCACGCCGAGTTCGTGATGGGGAATGCCGCGCTGGCCGACCAGATGTCGGTGCTGCCGCCCTCGCAGCGGATCGATGCAATGACGATCGGTTTCGATTGTGCCAGCATGGCCGAGGTGATCGGCTGGATGACCGCCCTGTCCGCCATGAGTTTCGCCCTGCGTTGA
- the glp gene encoding gephyrin-like molybdotransferase Glp, with the protein MKTDNFAMPQGVDWIPVDTALNRLRNILQPVTRTETLATAQAAGRVLAEACIARRSNPPQPNSAVDGYGFAHTVTGDGPQRLPLVEGRAAAGQPWTQPVPEGKAIRILTGATLPEGVDTVVLEEDTTTDDSSVMFEGPVKRGSNTRKAGEDVTEGTAALPAGRKLRAPDLALLSAVGIAHVTVHRPLRVGVLSTGDEIIAAPDLPALPHQIWDANRPMLLSLAAGWGYEPVDLGHAPDSDEAVRERLDDGARRTDVILTSGGASAGDEDHVSALLKSHGTLSSWRIALKPGRPLALAKWDGVPVFGLPGNPVAALVCSLIFARPALSLLAGAGWTVPQGFAVPAAFSKRKKPGRREYLRARLNAEGRAEVFASEGSGRISGLSWADGLVELPDEAAEIEPGVPVRYLPYSSFGLA; encoded by the coding sequence ATGAAAACTGACAATTTCGCCATGCCACAAGGGGTGGATTGGATCCCGGTCGATACCGCACTGAACCGGTTGCGCAACATCTTGCAGCCGGTGACCCGCACCGAAACCCTGGCGACAGCGCAAGCGGCGGGTCGCGTTCTGGCCGAGGCGTGCATCGCCCGCCGCTCGAATCCACCGCAGCCCAATTCCGCCGTCGATGGCTATGGCTTTGCTCATACCGTCACCGGCGACGGGCCGCAGCGCCTGCCTCTGGTCGAGGGGCGGGCCGCTGCGGGGCAGCCATGGACGCAGCCGGTTCCCGAGGGCAAGGCGATCCGCATCCTGACCGGGGCGACCTTGCCCGAGGGCGTAGATACCGTCGTATTAGAGGAAGACACCACCACTGATGACTCGTCGGTCATGTTCGAGGGCCCTGTCAAACGAGGCAGCAACACCCGCAAGGCAGGCGAGGACGTCACCGAAGGCACCGCTGCCCTGCCTGCTGGCCGCAAATTGCGCGCTCCCGATCTGGCGCTGCTTTCTGCTGTCGGTATTGCGCACGTGACGGTGCATCGCCCGTTGCGGGTCGGGGTGCTCTCGACCGGGGACGAAATAATCGCCGCGCCCGACTTGCCCGCCCTCCCGCATCAGATATGGGACGCCAATCGCCCCATGCTGCTGTCACTGGCCGCAGGCTGGGGATATGAGCCGGTGGATCTCGGCCATGCGCCGGATAGCGACGAGGCCGTGAGAGAACGCCTGGACGATGGCGCTCGCCGCACCGATGTCATCCTGACTTCTGGCGGAGCCTCGGCGGGGGACGAGGATCACGTCTCTGCCCTGCTGAAATCGCATGGCACCCTGTCGAGCTGGCGTATCGCGCTCAAGCCCGGACGCCCGCTGGCCCTGGCAAAATGGGATGGCGTGCCGGTTTTCGGATTGCCGGGCAATCCGGTCGCCGCTCTCGTCTGTTCCTTGATATTCGCGCGCCCCGCCCTTTCGCTATTGGCCGGGGCAGGTTGGACGGTCCCGCAGGGCTTTGCCGTGCCCGCCGCCTTCTCCAAGCGCAAGAAACCCGGACGCCGCGAATATCTGCGCGCCCGCCTGAACGCCGAAGGCCGGGCCGAGGTCTTTGCGTCGGAAGGATCTGGCCGGATCAGTGGGCTAAGTTGGGCCGATGGATTGGTGGAACTGCCTGATGAGGCCGCCGAGATCGAACCGGGCGTCCCGGTCAGGTATCTGCCCTATTCCTCCTTTGGACTGGCCTGA
- the mobB gene encoding molybdopterin-guanine dinucleotide biosynthesis protein B, which yields MKLYGVTGWKNTGKTGLMERLVTEVSSRGLTVSTIKHAHHDTDIDQPGRDSHRHREAGAREVLLSTPRRWALMHELRGAGEPPLADLLPRLSPVDLVLIEGYKNEPHPKIEAYRQIIDRPLLASKIETIHAVATDGPVDTALPVFDLDDTAAIADFILSEVAR from the coding sequence ATGAAGCTCTACGGCGTCACCGGCTGGAAAAATACGGGCAAGACCGGCTTGATGGAGCGTCTGGTCACCGAAGTCTCGTCACGAGGCCTGACGGTATCTACCATCAAGCATGCCCATCACGATACCGATATCGACCAGCCCGGCCGCGACAGCCACCGCCATCGCGAGGCGGGGGCACGGGAGGTGTTGCTGTCCACGCCGCGCCGTTGGGCCTTGATGCACGAGTTGCGCGGCGCTGGGGAACCGCCACTGGCTGATTTGCTGCCTCGTCTCTCCCCGGTCGATCTGGTTCTGATCGAGGGCTACAAGAATGAACCGCACCCGAAGATCGAAGCTTATCGTCAGATCATCGACCGCCCGCTGCTTGCCTCGAAGATCGAAACCATCCATGCCGTTGCCACCGATGGGCCGGTTGACACCGCGCTGCCGGTTTTCGACCTTGATGACACAGCCGCCATTGCCGATTTCATCCTGAGCGAGGTTGCACGATGA
- a CDS encoding isoaspartyl peptidase/L-asparaginase family protein — MTDITPVIALHGGAGTILKSRMTPERETAYHDGLRACLAAGLEVLQKGGSALNAVTASVMALEENPLFNAGRGAVFTSDATHEMDAAVMDGATRECGAISGICGPRHPVLAARAVMEQTDHVLLSGDGARRFCDASGLEMMEPDWFGTEPRRAALQAELERRRLGQPDDGDPARKHGTVGAVALDRSGHIAAATSTGGMTAKMPGRVGDSPVIGAGTWADDETAAISATGHGEYFIRWAVGHEIDARMRWGGQNLAQAAGDVVAELGRLGGSGGLIAVDRQGNICLPFNSPGMYRAWSDPDGTIHTGIYGES; from the coding sequence ATGACCGATATCACCCCTGTCATCGCGCTGCATGGCGGCGCCGGAACCATCCTGAAATCCCGCATGACGCCAGAGCGTGAGACCGCCTATCACGATGGGTTGCGCGCTTGCCTGGCGGCGGGGCTGGAGGTGCTGCAAAAGGGCGGCTCCGCGCTGAATGCGGTAACAGCCTCGGTGATGGCGCTCGAGGAAAACCCGCTGTTCAATGCCGGACGTGGCGCGGTTTTCACCTCGGACGCCACGCACGAGATGGATGCCGCGGTCATGGACGGCGCGACGCGGGAATGCGGCGCGATCTCGGGAATTTGTGGACCGCGCCACCCGGTTCTGGCCGCCCGCGCGGTGATGGAGCAGACCGATCACGTGCTTCTGTCCGGCGATGGCGCCCGCCGCTTTTGCGACGCTTCGGGATTAGAAATGATGGAACCGGACTGGTTCGGAACCGAACCGCGCCGCGCCGCACTGCAGGCCGAACTGGAACGCCGTCGCCTCGGCCAGCCCGACGATGGCGATCCGGCGCGCAAGCATGGCACGGTGGGTGCGGTGGCGCTGGATCGTTCCGGCCATATTGCAGCTGCAACATCGACTGGCGGCATGACCGCGAAGATGCCCGGTCGGGTCGGTGACAGCCCGGTCATCGGCGCCGGCACCTGGGCCGATGACGAGACCGCCGCGATCTCGGCCACGGGTCACGGAGAATATTTCATCCGTTGGGCGGTCGGGCACGAGATCGACGCCCGGATGCGTTGGGGCGGCCAGAACCTTGCGCAAGCAGCCGGGGATGTCGTCGCGGAACTGGGCAGGCTCGGCGGATCTGGGGGTTTGATCGCCGTGGATCGGCAAGGCAATATATGCTTGCCTTTCAACAGTCCGGGCATGTATCGGGCCTGGTCAGACCCGGATGGCACAATACACACGGGAATATATGGTGAGTCCTGA
- a CDS encoding NAD(P)H-dependent oxidoreductase subunit E encodes MALDQQKGIWSSGRGNGKGRGTPKGRQLDDTAWDQVRALLGDKPRRRDLLIEFLHLIQDEYGHLSAAHLRALAEEMRLSMAEVWEVATFYAHFDPVTEDETPPPDLTIRVCDSLSCELAGSEALLDALQSGHDPSRIRVLRAPCMGRCDTAPVAEIGHRHVDFATPEIIEKTIAGGDLHPIIPEYQDFIAYQAGGGYTKLAELRKSGDWQEIQQELLDGGLRGMGGAGFPSGKKWGFVRANPGPRYLAVNGDEGEPGTFKDRYYLEREPHLMLEGMLIAAWAVEAEKCFLYMRDEYPAVLKILKKEIAALEQAGIVEPGYIDLRRGAGAYICGEESAMIESIEGKRGLPRLRPPYVAQDGVFGQPTLVHNVETLHLVARICREGHQFNSGVEHNGRTGMRSYSLSGRVANPGVYFLPAGTTIRELIEAAGGMTEGHEFKAYQPGGPSSGLLPASLDDVPLDFDTLQPHGTFIGSAAVVVLSDKDSAKAVALNMLRFFESESCGQCTPCRVGCEKAVKLMQADQWDKPLLDDLCDVMIDASICGLGQAAPNPIRLVMEHFADEVGGGRKDGDKA; translated from the coding sequence ATGGCACTTGATCAGCAAAAAGGCATCTGGAGCTCAGGCCGTGGAAACGGCAAGGGACGTGGCACCCCCAAGGGCCGCCAACTGGATGACACCGCATGGGATCAGGTCAGGGCGCTTTTAGGAGACAAACCGCGCCGCCGCGACCTGCTGATAGAATTTCTGCATTTGATTCAGGACGAATACGGCCACTTGTCGGCCGCGCATCTGCGTGCCCTTGCCGAAGAAATGCGGTTGTCGATGGCCGAGGTCTGGGAAGTCGCCACGTTCTATGCCCATTTCGATCCGGTGACCGAGGACGAAACCCCGCCACCTGACCTGACCATCCGCGTCTGTGATTCGCTGTCCTGCGAGCTTGCCGGGTCAGAAGCTCTGCTGGACGCGCTCCAATCAGGCCACGACCCGTCACGAATCCGTGTTCTGCGCGCACCCTGCATGGGTCGTTGCGACACCGCCCCCGTGGCAGAGATCGGCCATCGCCATGTCGATTTCGCAACGCCGGAGATAATCGAAAAGACCATCGCCGGCGGCGACCTGCACCCGATCATCCCCGAATATCAGGACTTCATCGCCTATCAGGCGGGCGGCGGCTATACCAAGCTTGCGGAACTGCGCAAAAGCGGCGACTGGCAAGAGATCCAGCAGGAATTGCTGGACGGCGGTCTGCGCGGCATGGGCGGGGCAGGTTTTCCATCAGGAAAGAAATGGGGCTTCGTGCGTGCCAATCCGGGACCGCGTTACCTTGCCGTGAACGGCGACGAGGGCGAACCGGGCACGTTCAAGGATCGCTATTATCTTGAACGCGAGCCACATCTGATGCTGGAGGGCATGCTGATCGCGGCTTGGGCGGTCGAGGCAGAGAAGTGCTTCCTCTATATGCGCGATGAATACCCCGCCGTTCTGAAGATCCTGAAAAAGGAAATCGCTGCTCTCGAACAGGCAGGCATCGTGGAGCCGGGCTATATAGACCTGCGGCGCGGCGCAGGGGCCTATATCTGCGGCGAAGAGTCCGCGATGATCGAATCGATCGAAGGTAAGCGCGGTCTGCCCCGGCTACGGCCTCCTTATGTCGCGCAGGACGGTGTCTTCGGCCAGCCGACGCTGGTTCATAATGTAGAAACATTGCACCTGGTCGCTCGTATCTGCCGCGAGGGCCATCAGTTCAACTCCGGTGTCGAGCATAACGGCCGCACGGGGATGCGCAGTTATTCGCTGTCGGGCCGGGTCGCTAATCCGGGGGTCTATTTCCTGCCCGCTGGCACCACGATCCGCGAATTGATCGAGGCCGCCGGAGGCATGACCGAAGGTCACGAGTTCAAGGCCTATCAGCCGGGCGGTCCTTCATCGGGCCTGCTGCCCGCATCGCTGGACGATGTGCCGCTGGATTTCGACACGTTGCAGCCACATGGCACTTTCATCGGCTCGGCGGCAGTGGTGGTCCTGTCCGACAAGGACAGCGCCAAGGCGGTCGCGCTCAACATGCTGCGGTTCTTCGAATCGGAAAGCTGCGGACAATGCACCCCCTGCCGGGTGGGCTGCGAGAAAGCGGTCAAGCTGATGCAGGCGGATCAATGGGACAAGCCTCTGCTGGACGACCTGTGCGACGTGATGATCGACGCCTCGATTTGCGGGCTTGGCCAGGCCGCGCCCAACCCGATCCGGTTGGTGATGGAACATTTTGCGGATGAAGTCGGCGGCGGCCGGAAAGACGGGGACAAGGCATGA
- a CDS encoding ABC transporter permease subunit, with protein sequence MTELTAAEAPAEKMRKPLAEFWRRFKKQKVALTALVFILALVLVAALAPVIAPYSPSEPDYNAVLQGPSAAHWAGTDAYGRDIFSRIIWGARISLAVGFLSVTLGALGGVALGIIAGYYGRWVDSVIMRLADLLLAFPGILLAIAVIAILGPGIVNVIYAVAIFSIPVFARLARGTTLQLKQTVYVDASRAIGVSHRTIMLRHIMPGTLPNVIVYFSMRIGTSILTAAALSFIGLGAQPPSPEWGAMLADGRTYMGVADHLTLFPGLAIFVTVLGFNLFGDGLRDALDPKLRNM encoded by the coding sequence ATGACCGAGCTGACAGCCGCGGAGGCACCCGCTGAAAAAATGCGCAAGCCGTTGGCAGAGTTCTGGCGACGCTTCAAGAAACAGAAAGTGGCACTGACAGCGCTGGTCTTTATCCTCGCGCTTGTCCTGGTGGCGGCATTGGCGCCCGTCATCGCGCCCTATAGTCCCAGTGAGCCGGACTATAACGCCGTGCTGCAAGGGCCAAGCGCCGCGCATTGGGCAGGCACAGACGCCTATGGCCGCGACATATTCAGCCGTATCATCTGGGGTGCGCGCATCTCGCTGGCAGTGGGTTTCCTGTCAGTCACCCTGGGCGCGCTTGGGGGTGTCGCCTTGGGGATCATCGCCGGATACTACGGCCGGTGGGTCGATTCCGTGATCATGCGGCTGGCCGATCTTCTGCTGGCCTTTCCCGGCATCCTTCTGGCGATCGCAGTCATCGCCATCCTGGGGCCGGGGATCGTCAACGTGATCTATGCCGTGGCGATCTTTTCGATTCCTGTATTCGCCCGGTTGGCCCGTGGCACGACTTTGCAATTGAAACAAACGGTCTATGTCGATGCTTCCCGCGCGATCGGGGTCAGCCACCGGACCATCATGCTACGCCATATCATGCCGGGCACCTTGCCAAACGTCATCGTCTATTTCTCGATGCGGATCGGCACGTCCATCCTGACGGCTGCCGCGCTCTCCTTCATCGGGTTGGGGGCACAGCCTCCCAGTCCGGAATGGGGGGCGATGCTGGCCGACGGGCGGACCTATATGGGAGTCGCGGATCACCTGACGCTCTTCCCCGGCCTTGCCATCTTCGTGACGGTCCTGGGCTTCAACCTGTTCGGCGACGGGCTTCGCGACGCGCTGGATCCGAAACTGCGCAACATGTGA
- a CDS encoding formate dehydrogenase accessory sulfurtransferase FdhD: MPDFPLLPAPHDPRLTRRITGTDQTGAETTLSVVEERPLTIYLNRQEIVTAMTIGDYPEYLALGFLRNQGMLRADDRVTGIDYDDEIETVVVRTERETSYEEKLQKKTRTSGCAVGTVFGDMMEGLEDLTLPKSEIRTSWLYALAKEINTTPSLYLEAGAIHGTVLCQRDRPLVYMEDVGRHNAVDKIAGYMFRHDIGAADKILYTTGRLTSEMVIKTALMGIPALASRSGFTAWGVEIARRVGLTLIGRMRGQRFVCLSGEERLIRDADPKSIPEEDRKQHRKAAT; the protein is encoded by the coding sequence ATGCCCGATTTTCCGCTGCTGCCCGCCCCGCATGACCCTCGCCTGACCCGGCGCATCACCGGCACCGACCAGACAGGCGCGGAAACCACGCTTTCGGTGGTCGAGGAGCGGCCGCTGACGATCTATCTCAATCGGCAGGAGATCGTCACCGCGATGACGATCGGCGATTATCCCGAGTATCTCGCCCTCGGTTTCCTGCGCAATCAGGGCATGCTGCGCGCCGATGACCGGGTGACCGGGATCGATTACGACGACGAGATCGAAACCGTTGTCGTCCGGACCGAACGCGAGACGTCGTACGAGGAGAAGCTCCAAAAGAAAACCCGCACCAGCGGTTGCGCCGTGGGCACGGTTTTCGGAGATATGATGGAAGGACTAGAAGATCTGACCCTTCCGAAATCCGAAATCCGCACAAGCTGGCTCTATGCGCTGGCGAAAGAGATCAACACCACACCCTCTCTGTATCTGGAGGCCGGGGCGATCCACGGAACGGTGCTATGTCAGCGCGACAGACCGCTGGTCTACATGGAGGATGTCGGCCGCCACAATGCCGTGGACAAGATTGCCGGGTACATGTTCCGCCATGATATCGGTGCGGCTGACAAGATCCTTTACACGACCGGGCGGCTGACCTCGGAAATGGTCATCAAGACGGCGCTGATGGGCATTCCCGCCCTGGCCTCGCGCTCTGGTTTCACCGCATGGGGCGTCGAGATCGCACGTCGTGTCGGGCTTACCCTGATCGGACGGATGCGCGGGCAACGCTTCGTCTGTCTCAGCGGCGAAGAACGCCTGATCCGCGACGCCGATCCGAAAAGCATCCCCGAAGAAGACCGCAAACAGCACCGCAAGGCCGCAACATGA